From the Ruminiclostridium josui JCM 17888 genome, one window contains:
- a CDS encoding metallophosphoesterase, whose amino-acid sequence MRLILAGFVLLTYAFLNYYIGLRGLKSINIKVPVNKYAYWAIIAVLASTYFIGMIGGKYLPDRLERIVNRVGGYWLAAFVYLIGIVVILDVFRILGKKLNILPDFLRERTWVVAAAVVLFVGIILAVGTYNAFIPRVVAYDVNVNKKAGDMDKLKCAMISDVHLGDTIGRDRLRRAVEKINSLNPDIAVITGDLIDREIEPVKKANMLEELKGLKTRFGAYVIMGNHEYYSNDVEEITRMYEESGLVVLRDKCVKINNSFYLVGREDYMADDSGYRREKLSNLLEGIDKSLPVIVLDHQPKDLSESRTEGVDLQLSGHTHGGQFFPISLVTDSIFEEDNGYLKDGNFNLIVSCGYGTWGPTVRIGSRSEVLDININFTFSS is encoded by the coding sequence ATGAGACTTATACTAGCAGGTTTTGTGCTTCTTACATATGCTTTTCTGAATTATTATATCGGATTAAGAGGACTAAAATCTATAAATATAAAGGTTCCTGTAAATAAGTATGCATACTGGGCTATAATTGCCGTACTTGCATCCACCTATTTTATAGGAATGATAGGTGGTAAATATCTACCGGACAGACTTGAACGCATAGTTAACAGGGTGGGAGGCTACTGGCTGGCAGCATTTGTTTACTTAATAGGAATTGTTGTTATACTGGATGTATTTAGAATCCTCGGAAAAAAGCTGAATATTCTTCCGGATTTCTTAAGAGAAAGAACCTGGGTGGTGGCAGCGGCGGTAGTATTATTCGTGGGAATTATACTTGCTGTGGGAACATACAATGCCTTTATTCCAAGGGTAGTTGCATACGATGTAAATGTAAATAAAAAAGCTGGAGATATGGATAAGTTAAAGTGTGCCATGATTTCTGACGTACATCTTGGAGATACTATAGGTAGAGACAGACTTCGCAGGGCTGTGGAGAAGATTAATTCCCTAAATCCGGATATTGCTGTTATTACAGGGGACTTAATTGACAGAGAAATAGAACCAGTCAAAAAAGCAAATATGCTGGAGGAACTAAAAGGGCTTAAAACAAGATTCGGTGCTTATGTCATTATGGGAAATCACGAATACTATTCAAATGATGTTGAAGAGATAACCAGAATGTATGAAGAAAGCGGACTTGTTGTGCTAAGAGATAAATGCGTTAAGATTAACAACAGCTTTTACCTGGTAGGACGTGAGGATTATATGGCTGATGACAGCGGCTATCGTAGAGAAAAACTTAGTAACCTTTTGGAAGGTATAGATAAAAGCTTACCGGTTATTGTGCTTGACCATCAGCCTAAAGACTTGTCGGAATCAAGGACGGAAGGTGTGGATTTGCAGCTTTCAGGCCATACACATGGGGGGCAGTTTTTTCCCATTAGTCTTGTAACCGATAGTATTTTTGAAGAAGATAACGGCTACCTTAAAGACGGTAATTTTAACCTAATAGTATCCTGCGGATACGGAACATGGGGTCCCACGGTCCGTATCGGAAGCAGGTCAGAAGTTCTGGATATAAATATTAATTTTACTTTTTCTTCTTGA
- a CDS encoding flavodoxin family protein, translating to MKTWVLYYSKGGNTKKIADAIADELDDVLKSEQIPPAYPPENVALLFLGTGEYAGKPDPKTLEFVRTLNKDRVKNVAVFGTNGKGVAGQAINTIKSLLKEKGINVVDESFCCKGKFFIFANRKNPDANDIKAAKEYAKRVYNSIKS from the coding sequence ATGAAGACATGGGTTTTGTATTACAGTAAAGGTGGAAATACCAAGAAGATTGCGGATGCAATTGCAGATGAGTTGGATGATGTATTGAAATCAGAACAGATTCCCCCTGCATATCCGCCTGAAAACGTTGCCTTATTGTTTCTCGGTACAGGTGAATACGCAGGTAAGCCTGATCCAAAAACACTGGAGTTTGTTAGAACTTTAAACAAAGACAGAGTTAAAAATGTAGCTGTTTTTGGAACTAACGGAAAGGGCGTAGCAGGTCAGGCAATTAATACAATTAAATCTCTTTTAAAAGAAAAGGGTATAAATGTTGTTGATGAATCATTCTGTTGCAAAGGAAAGTTCTTTATATTTGCAAACAGAAAGAATCCTGATGCAAATGACATAAAAGCTGCAAAAGAATACGCAAAAAGAGTTTATAATAGCATTAAATCATAG
- the gltA gene encoding NADPH-dependent glutamate synthase — protein sequence MPNMSLTKVKMPEQEPDIRNKNFKEVALGYDEKMAIEEAQRCLNCKHKPCVSGCPVNVKIPEFIQLVAEGKFEDAYYKIRETNSLPAVCGRVCPQESQCEMLCVRAKKGESVGIGRLERFVADWYMQNVKISVNKPESNGIKVAVVGSGPAGLTCAGDLAKMGYEVTIFEAFHVPGGVLMYGIPEFRLPKALVQREIQTVKDLGVDIQTNMVIGRVLSVEELKAEGYKAVFIGSGAGLPSFMGIPGENYNGVYSANEFLTRINLMGAYKFPNTDTPVFVGKNVAVVGGGNVAMDAARSAKRLGAENVYIIYRRSEAEMPARLEEIHHAKEEGIIFKVLTNPKQILGTEDGWVKGIECVEMELGEPDKSGRRRPIEKKGSEHVVDLETVIIAIGQSPNPLISSTTPGLDIQSWGGIIVEEETGATSKSGVYAGGDAVTGAATVILAMGAGKKAAEAIDKYIRQNQ from the coding sequence ATGCCTAATATGTCATTAACTAAAGTAAAAATGCCTGAGCAAGAGCCGGATATAAGAAATAAGAATTTTAAAGAAGTTGCACTGGGTTATGATGAGAAAATGGCTATTGAAGAAGCACAGAGATGCCTTAATTGCAAACACAAGCCATGTGTTTCCGGCTGCCCTGTTAACGTAAAGATACCTGAGTTTATCCAGCTTGTAGCTGAAGGAAAATTTGAGGATGCTTATTATAAAATAAGAGAAACTAACAGTCTGCCTGCTGTATGCGGAAGAGTTTGTCCCCAAGAATCCCAATGTGAAATGTTATGTGTAAGAGCAAAAAAAGGTGAGTCTGTTGGAATAGGTAGACTTGAAAGGTTTGTAGCAGATTGGTACATGCAAAACGTAAAGATTTCTGTTAACAAGCCCGAAAGTAATGGTATAAAAGTAGCAGTTGTAGGTTCAGGTCCTGCCGGACTTACTTGTGCAGGAGACCTTGCAAAAATGGGATACGAAGTAACTATTTTTGAAGCATTCCACGTTCCTGGAGGGGTTCTTATGTACGGAATTCCTGAGTTCCGTCTGCCAAAGGCTTTGGTTCAGCGGGAAATCCAGACTGTGAAGGACCTGGGAGTTGATATACAGACAAATATGGTAATAGGTAGGGTACTATCAGTTGAAGAGCTGAAAGCAGAAGGATACAAGGCAGTATTTATAGGTTCTGGTGCCGGTCTGCCAAGTTTTATGGGTATTCCAGGAGAAAACTACAACGGAGTGTACTCTGCAAATGAGTTTTTAACAAGAATAAATCTTATGGGTGCATATAAATTCCCAAATACTGATACCCCTGTGTTTGTAGGGAAAAATGTTGCAGTTGTAGGGGGCGGTAATGTTGCTATGGATGCAGCCAGAAGCGCAAAACGCCTTGGTGCCGAAAATGTATACATTATATACAGACGTTCCGAAGCAGAAATGCCTGCTAGACTTGAAGAAATTCACCATGCAAAAGAAGAGGGAATTATTTTCAAGGTTCTTACCAATCCAAAACAGATTCTTGGAACAGAGGACGGATGGGTAAAAGGAATAGAATGTGTGGAAATGGAGCTTGGTGAGCCTGACAAGTCAGGAAGAAGACGTCCTATAGAAAAGAAAGGTTCTGAGCATGTAGTGGACCTTGAAACAGTCATAATTGCAATAGGACAGTCTCCAAATCCCCTTATATCTTCTACTACTCCTGGACTTGACATACAATCTTGGGGCGGTATAATAGTTGAAGAAGAGACTGGTGCAACAAGTAAGAGTGGGGTTTATGCCGGTGGAGATGCTGTTACCGGCGCGGCTACTGTTATATTGGCAATGGGTGCCGGAAAGAAAGCAGCAGAGGCCATAGACAAATATATCCGGCAGAACCAATAA
- a CDS encoding sulfide/dihydroorotate dehydrogenase-like FAD/NAD-binding protein: MFKIVKKQVLNPQVVLMSIDAPLIAKKAEPGQFIILRISEGGERIPLTIADYDRENGTVTIIYQIVGKTTSELAEMNEGDTLLDFVGPLGIASHLEGYKKVAVIGGGLGSAIAYPQAKKLHSLGAEVHAITGFRNKDLIILEEEMKKVSSKLVVATDDGSNGNKGFVTNVLKQLIDEGNKYDLVIAIGPLVMMKAVSNLTKEYGIKTLVSMNPVMIDGTGMCGGCRLTVGGKTKFACVDGPDFDGHEVDFDEAMRRQNMYKKQEKESNDIHVCRLGGVKNNA, encoded by the coding sequence ATGTTTAAAATAGTAAAAAAACAAGTGTTGAATCCTCAAGTAGTTTTAATGTCTATAGACGCACCATTAATAGCAAAGAAGGCGGAGCCAGGACAATTTATCATTTTGAGGATATCTGAGGGGGGAGAAAGAATACCTCTTACTATTGCTGATTATGACAGGGAAAACGGTACTGTTACTATTATATATCAGATAGTAGGTAAGACCACAAGTGAGCTGGCTGAAATGAATGAAGGAGATACTCTTCTGGATTTTGTAGGCCCCTTGGGAATCGCTTCTCATCTTGAAGGCTATAAGAAGGTTGCTGTTATAGGAGGAGGCCTTGGAAGTGCTATAGCCTATCCACAAGCCAAGAAACTTCATAGCCTGGGTGCAGAAGTTCATGCTATTACAGGATTTAGAAATAAAGACCTTATTATTCTTGAAGAAGAAATGAAAAAAGTCAGCAGTAAGCTAGTTGTAGCAACTGATGACGGTTCAAACGGAAATAAAGGTTTTGTTACTAATGTGTTAAAGCAGCTCATAGATGAAGGCAATAAGTATGATTTGGTTATTGCTATAGGGCCCCTCGTAATGATGAAGGCTGTTAGCAACCTGACCAAAGAATATGGCATTAAGACATTGGTAAGCATGAATCCGGTAATGATTGACGGAACAGGAATGTGTGGAGGATGCAGGCTTACAGTGGGAGGAAAGACGAAATTTGCTTGTGTAGACGGACCTGACTTTGATGGACATGAAGTAGATTTTGACGAAGCAATGAGAAGACAGAACATGTACAAAAAGCAGGAGAAAGAATCCAATGATATACATGTATGCAGACTTGGGGGTGTAAAAAATAATGCCTAA
- a CDS encoding site-2 protease family protein, with product MPNLDFRLKGTRIQIDLLILPVFLLAMIGRLLVEYSMTLGFIICHELGHIVAGAVCGAELRSLRLLPVGINAAIEDFQCSKSQKLLIYISGPLVNVVFTIIIYCVCMWRTPSGGLTVNLMLAVTINLWLAIFNLIPIPPLDGGRIVIELLADKVGLFRANRFMNRFSWFFSIMIICIGIIVLIKSRYNGSFILIGVYIILLLRKSKKEAAILNMKNFILKRSAIIKKGIFPVREIAVLEDVKILDVVKSMDYSNVFHIIKVLDRDLHVIKTITEQDVLNTLMKGVTDIKIGEIIAKNT from the coding sequence TTGCCAAATTTGGATTTCCGGCTCAAAGGGACAAGGATTCAGATAGATTTATTAATTCTTCCTGTATTTTTGTTGGCAATGATAGGAAGACTTCTTGTAGAATATTCTATGACTTTGGGTTTTATTATTTGTCATGAACTTGGCCACATTGTTGCCGGAGCAGTGTGCGGGGCTGAGCTCAGAAGTTTAAGGCTTTTGCCTGTAGGCATTAATGCAGCTATTGAGGATTTTCAATGTTCCAAGTCTCAAAAACTTCTGATTTACATTTCAGGTCCTTTGGTAAATGTTGTTTTTACAATAATTATATACTGTGTATGCATGTGGAGGACTCCTTCAGGAGGACTAACTGTAAATCTTATGCTGGCCGTAACAATAAATTTATGGCTAGCTATTTTTAATTTGATTCCAATACCTCCTCTTGACGGTGGCAGAATTGTAATAGAACTTCTGGCGGATAAAGTGGGTTTATTCCGTGCAAACAGATTTATGAATAGATTTTCATGGTTTTTTTCAATTATGATTATATGTATTGGAATCATTGTATTAATAAAAAGTAGGTACAATGGGAGTTTTATCTTAATAGGAGTTTACATTATTCTTCTTTTAAGGAAAAGTAAAAAGGAGGCCGCCATCTTGAATATGAAGAATTTCATTTTAAAACGTTCGGCTATTATCAAAAAAGGTATTTTCCCCGTAAGAGAAATTGCCGTATTGGAAGATGTTAAGATACTGGATGTAGTAAAATCCATGGATTATTCCAATGTATTTCATATAATAAAGGTATTGGATCGTGATTTGCATGTTATAAAAACCATAACTGAGCAAGATGTTTTGAATACACTTATGAAAGGTGTTACAGATATTAAAATAGGTGAAATAATAGCAAAAAATACATAA
- a CDS encoding M23 family metallopeptidase, protein MDEIIERPKYSRPTGTPRRNRRNTNNDLISTIAAAKMLIVVVFLSSIALCKAANTPATDAFISKVKVITTVNYDVNKYIMSAATALGVKLPKGDGKLQNLAEGESSKEGNDIQTSSVLDKIDSDDGVNAAAGTTSSSVSGSNMQVLDEIEIKSIADKYSFIVPIKGEIISPFGTRTDPLSGNPQFHSGIDIEANMGTSIKAALAGEVTEVGSNPEYDNYVKIKHNDGISTLYGHCSILVAKVGQKVNQGDVIAKVGNSEDESSSNLHFEVWKDNKLVNPGKLFDLINGGN, encoded by the coding sequence ATGGATGAAATTATTGAAAGACCAAAATATTCCCGACCTACCGGTACTCCCCGGAGAAACAGAAGAAATACAAACAATGATCTTATTTCAACAATTGCAGCTGCAAAAATGCTGATTGTAGTGGTCTTTTTATCTTCAATAGCATTGTGCAAGGCAGCAAATACACCTGCAACAGATGCATTTATATCAAAGGTTAAGGTAATTACAACTGTAAACTATGACGTAAATAAATATATTATGAGTGCGGCAACTGCATTAGGCGTAAAACTTCCAAAAGGGGATGGCAAACTTCAAAATTTAGCAGAGGGTGAAAGCAGTAAAGAAGGTAATGATATTCAGACTTCATCAGTTTTAGATAAAATAGATTCAGATGATGGGGTTAATGCGGCAGCGGGTACAACCAGCAGTTCTGTATCAGGAAGTAATATGCAGGTACTGGACGAAATTGAAATAAAGAGTATTGCAGATAAATACTCATTTATTGTTCCTATAAAAGGAGAAATAATTTCACCCTTTGGTACAAGGACAGACCCTTTAAGTGGAAATCCTCAGTTCCATTCTGGTATTGATATAGAGGCGAATATGGGAACATCCATAAAGGCAGCATTAGCAGGAGAAGTTACTGAGGTGGGATCGAACCCTGAATATGATAATTATGTAAAAATAAAGCATAATGATGGGATATCGACTCTATACGGACACTGCTCAATTTTGGTTGCAAAAGTAGGGCAAAAGGTTAATCAAGGTGATGTGATTGCAAAGGTGGGTAACTCAGAGGATGAGTCAAGCTCAAATCTTCATTTTGAAGTATGGAAGGATAACAAGTTAGTTAACCCGGGAAAGCTTTTTGACCTTATTAACGGAGGTAACTAA
- a CDS encoding methylglyoxal synthase, with protein sequence MNIAFIAHDNKKELMTSFCIAYKSILQDHHIIATRSTGIMINKATGLNVNLLAYGSLGAQQLSARIACDEIDLLIYFRDANSEEDHNNYLLFKHCDVNNIPFATNIASAEVLIKGLERGDLAWRELLRQD encoded by the coding sequence ATGAATATAGCATTTATAGCTCATGATAACAAAAAAGAATTAATGACAAGCTTTTGCATAGCATACAAGTCAATTCTTCAAGATCATCATATAATAGCGACACGATCTACAGGTATTATGATCAACAAAGCCACAGGGTTGAATGTCAATCTTCTTGCATACGGCAGTCTGGGTGCACAGCAATTGTCAGCCAGAATTGCTTGCGATGAAATTGATTTACTTATTTATTTCAGGGATGCAAATAGTGAAGAAGACCACAATAATTACCTGTTATTCAAGCATTGTGATGTGAACAATATTCCTTTTGCTACCAATATAGCATCTGCCGAGGTTCTTATAAAGGGTCTTGAACGTGGAGACCTTGCGTGGAGAGAACTGCTAAGGCAGGATTAA
- the minE gene encoding cell division topological specificity factor MinE: MLIDFSKIFGRSKPSKDVAKERLQLVLIHDRANVSPEFLEMVKGEIIKVIQHYMEIDEGALDIQLTRTKSEEGDRVVPALIANIPIKNVKNAGK; this comes from the coding sequence ATGCTGATAGATTTCTCTAAAATCTTTGGCAGATCCAAGCCGTCTAAGGATGTAGCCAAAGAAAGGCTTCAATTGGTGCTTATTCATGACAGAGCTAACGTTTCTCCTGAATTTTTAGAAATGGTTAAGGGCGAAATAATAAAAGTAATACAACATTATATGGAAATTGATGAGGGTGCACTCGATATACAGTTAACTAGAACCAAAAGTGAAGAAGGTGACAGAGTAGTTCCGGCTCTTATTGCAAATATTCCTATAAAAAACGTAAAAAATGCAGGCAAATAA
- the minD gene encoding septum site-determining protein MinD yields the protein MGEVIVITSGKGGVGKTTTTANIGTGLALAGKKVVLVDTDIGLRNLDVVMGLENRIVYDLVDVIEGVCRVKQALIKDKRYEGLYLLPAAQTRDKSAVVPEQMINLVNELKSEFDYIIIDCPAGIEQGFKNAIAGANRAIVVTTPEVSAVRDADRIVGLLEANELRNPKLLINRVRIDMVKRGDMMTIDDIIDILAIDLIGVVPDDEKIVVSTNKGEPAVTDEKSLAGQAYRNVTRRIQGEDVPIMNLENDEGFLNKFKKLLGFKNT from the coding sequence ATGGGCGAGGTAATTGTAATTACATCCGGAAAGGGTGGAGTAGGTAAGACTACAACAACTGCCAACATTGGTACAGGTCTGGCACTGGCTGGTAAAAAGGTTGTGCTTGTGGATACTGATATAGGACTAAGAAATCTGGATGTTGTAATGGGCTTAGAAAACAGAATCGTGTACGATTTGGTTGACGTTATTGAAGGAGTTTGCAGAGTGAAGCAGGCTCTGATAAAAGATAAAAGGTACGAAGGATTGTATTTGCTGCCCGCAGCACAGACAAGAGACAAGTCTGCGGTAGTACCTGAGCAGATGATAAATCTTGTTAATGAATTGAAAAGTGAATTTGATTACATAATAATAGATTGTCCGGCAGGAATCGAGCAAGGCTTTAAAAACGCTATTGCCGGAGCAAACAGAGCAATAGTAGTAACAACACCAGAGGTTTCAGCGGTAAGAGATGCTGACCGTATTGTAGGATTGCTTGAAGCAAATGAACTAAGAAATCCCAAACTTTTAATAAACAGAGTAAGAATTGATATGGTTAAGCGTGGAGACATGATGACCATAGATGATATTATTGATATACTGGCTATAGACTTGATAGGTGTGGTACCTGACGATGAAAAAATTGTTGTGTCTACAAACAAAGGTGAGCCTGCGGTAACTGATGAAAAATCTCTTGCAGGACAAGCATACAGGAATGTAACCAGAAGAATACAAGGTGAAGATGTACCTATTATGAATCTTGAAAATGATGAAGGATTTTTGAACAAGTTTAAAAAATTATTGGGATTTAAAAATACGTAA
- the minC gene encoding septum site-determining protein MinC, with protein MDESSVTFKGTVNGLTIILKDEPAFSEILQCMRDKVNSAGKFFRGAKLAVKYRGRLLNEEEKSQLLEILVKESGARIESFEEDKEQVQAVASNVSQDKAVERKNQIKKYMFFKGIEEGQTKFYRGTVRSGQLVNFDGNLVILGDVNPGAVVEATGNIVVMGLLRGVVHAGSDGNKEAIVAALGLNPTQLRIADIITRPPDEKGVVGNPIPELAYVKDDTLYVERFLPAR; from the coding sequence ATGGATGAAAGTTCAGTAACTTTTAAAGGGACTGTAAACGGTTTGACAATTATTTTAAAGGACGAGCCTGCATTTAGTGAAATTCTACAATGTATGAGGGACAAAGTAAACTCCGCAGGTAAATTCTTCAGAGGTGCGAAGCTGGCAGTAAAGTATAGAGGCAGACTCCTTAACGAAGAAGAGAAGTCTCAGCTGTTGGAAATACTTGTAAAAGAAAGCGGAGCAAGGATAGAGTCATTTGAAGAAGATAAAGAACAGGTGCAGGCAGTAGCAAGTAATGTATCACAGGACAAGGCTGTTGAAAGAAAGAATCAGATAAAAAAATATATGTTCTTTAAGGGAATAGAAGAGGGACAGACAAAGTTTTACAGAGGCACTGTCCGGTCAGGACAATTGGTGAATTTTGACGGAAATCTAGTAATACTTGGGGATGTTAATCCCGGTGCAGTAGTTGAAGCTACCGGAAATATAGTTGTAATGGGCTTGCTAAGAGGAGTAGTTCATGCAGGCAGTGATGGAAATAAGGAAGCAATTGTAGCAGCTTTGGGGTTGAATCCCACACAACTTAGAATAGCAGACATTATAACACGTCCTCCTGATGAAAAAGGAGTAGTTGGGAATCCTATACCTGAACTGGCATATGTAAAGGATGATACCCTTTATGTAGAACGGTTTTTACCTGCCAGATAG
- the mrdA gene encoding penicillin-binding protein 2 — MKQFFKDRYTIVGIALVLIFSVIVYQLANMQLVQGENYYTQSQSKIRRSTTILAERGNILDRYGVPIAINSTSYSIFLMDTGLGSKKLNEMMYKLLRVLEKNGDSHVNTFSKYMTYPIGFGSMLKNNENRRKTLKIMTGYEFKGFDQESTPEEIYEYFKDMVFKVDDKYSDKDAYDIMALRFQGISMDPVLADSISTKTIAELEERSDEFPGIIIESVPSRKYVDAHYAGQLIGHVGPIDAEELAKNSDAGYKMTDIIGKSGVELTTEGYLRGTNGYRRVEIDDNGKPRIVSEEAVKPGSDVVLTIDMGLQKVAMDSLAKNIKLIRESNNKKNHHDAFAGAAVAIDVNTGEVLALANYPSYDPSIFIADPDDKAAKKAKAALADPKNKTTSEYNRAIAGIYTPGSTFKPLVGIAALEEGKTTPYETYFDKGYEQYDGLMLKSIEYNQYRAGLGTVNLITAIQKSSNPYFYNLGNRVGIDNIVKWAKRFGLGQKTGIDLLGESKGIISSREYKKTVEPYPWTAADTAQSSIGQMYNSFTPIQLANYAATIANGGKHLKPHIIKRVVKYDGSIVTETKPEYEIIPVKKENMKAIQQGMIAVANATDGTAADKFKDLPVKVAGKTGTAETGMEATQSSNALFICYAPADKPQIAVAVVVERGVFGAYTAPIAKDILKYYFDSNGTGNKDYTVKADIVQLTK, encoded by the coding sequence ATGAAACAGTTTTTTAAAGACAGATATACCATTGTGGGAATAGCTTTAGTTTTAATTTTCTCCGTAATTGTTTACCAGCTGGCAAATATGCAGTTGGTTCAGGGCGAAAACTACTATACACAGTCCCAAAGTAAAATAAGGAGATCCACTACCATTTTGGCTGAACGTGGGAATATACTTGATAGATATGGTGTTCCTATAGCTATAAATTCTACTAGCTATTCTATTTTCTTGATGGATACTGGGCTTGGGTCGAAAAAGCTAAATGAAATGATGTATAAGCTTTTAAGAGTTCTTGAGAAGAACGGTGACTCACACGTAAATACTTTCTCAAAGTATATGACATACCCGATTGGTTTTGGCTCTATGTTAAAAAATAATGAAAATAGAAGAAAAACTCTAAAAATAATGACAGGCTATGAATTTAAGGGTTTTGATCAAGAGTCTACACCTGAAGAAATATATGAATATTTCAAGGATATGGTGTTCAAGGTTGATGATAAGTACTCTGATAAGGATGCTTACGATATTATGGCACTCAGATTTCAAGGAATTTCAATGGACCCTGTTCTTGCAGATTCAATCAGTACAAAGACAATTGCAGAATTGGAAGAACGGAGTGATGAATTTCCGGGAATAATAATAGAGAGTGTTCCTAGCAGGAAATATGTTGATGCACATTATGCAGGACAGTTAATTGGTCATGTAGGACCTATAGATGCTGAAGAACTGGCAAAAAACAGCGATGCAGGCTATAAAATGACAGATATTATAGGAAAGTCAGGAGTAGAACTGACTACCGAAGGGTATCTGAGAGGTACTAACGGTTACAGACGTGTTGAGATAGATGATAACGGAAAGCCCAGAATAGTTAGTGAAGAAGCGGTAAAGCCCGGTAGTGACGTTGTTTTAACTATTGATATGGGACTTCAAAAGGTAGCCATGGATTCCCTGGCAAAAAATATAAAGCTTATCCGGGAGTCCAACAACAAAAAAAATCATCATGATGCTTTTGCAGGAGCAGCGGTTGCTATAGATGTTAATACTGGGGAAGTACTTGCACTGGCAAATTATCCAAGTTATGACCCATCCATATTTATAGCAGACCCTGACGATAAGGCTGCAAAAAAAGCTAAAGCAGCCTTGGCAGATCCTAAAAATAAAACTACTTCGGAGTATAACAGAGCCATTGCAGGAATATATACACCTGGCTCAACCTTTAAGCCATTGGTTGGAATTGCTGCATTAGAGGAAGGAAAGACAACTCCATATGAAACATATTTTGATAAAGGATACGAGCAATATGACGGTTTGATGCTAAAGTCAATTGAGTATAACCAATATCGTGCAGGTTTAGGAACAGTTAATCTTATAACTGCAATACAGAAGTCATCAAACCCATACTTTTACAACCTTGGTAATAGGGTTGGGATTGATAATATAGTAAAATGGGCCAAAAGGTTTGGACTGGGTCAAAAGACGGGAATTGACCTCTTAGGTGAAAGTAAGGGAATTATTTCCTCAAGAGAATATAAAAAGACCGTAGAGCCATATCCCTGGACTGCTGCGGACACTGCACAGTCATCAATAGGCCAGATGTATAACAGCTTTACCCCAATACAGCTTGCAAATTATGCAGCTACTATTGCTAATGGAGGTAAGCATTTAAAACCTCATATAATAAAGAGAGTTGTAAAGTATGATGGCTCTATTGTAACTGAAACAAAGCCAGAATATGAAATAATTCCGGTTAAGAAAGAAAATATGAAAGCAATTCAGCAGGGAATGATTGCGGTTGCCAATGCAACAGATGGAACAGCTGCAGATAAATTCAAGGATTTGCCTGTAAAAGTTGCCGGAAAAACAGGTACAGCTGAAACAGGAATGGAAGCAACTCAGTCATCAAATGCATTATTTATATGCTACGCTCCGGCTGATAAGCCTCAGATAGCAGTAGCTGTAGTAGTTGAAAGAGGTGTATTTGGTGCTTACACAGCACCTATTGCAAAGGATATACTTAAATATTACTTTGATTCAAACGGAACAGGCAATAAGGATTATACTGTTAAAGCAGATATAGTTCAATTGACCAAGTAA
- the mreD gene encoding rod shape-determining protein MreD has product MRNKVILYAILIFIFVTAQVTFLNNFAIFGVSPNLVIILIVSISLLKGKTDGAAVGFAAGLCMDAVIGVALGYHALVGMLLGLTLGNINKRLFKENMLVMAFCTFLSTYVFESAIIFISYLLGLKIEFITTLKTVILPESLVNCVLGILIFLIIILLDRKFLEVEEKNRY; this is encoded by the coding sequence ATGAGAAACAAAGTAATTTTATATGCTATACTTATATTCATATTTGTAACTGCACAGGTTACATTTTTGAATAACTTTGCAATTTTTGGAGTATCTCCGAATCTTGTGATTATTTTAATAGTAAGCATTTCACTGCTGAAAGGCAAGACCGACGGCGCCGCTGTGGGTTTTGCTGCAGGATTGTGCATGGATGCCGTAATAGGTGTTGCCTTAGGATATCATGCACTTGTAGGAATGCTCCTAGGACTTACACTGGGTAATATAAATAAAAGGCTATTCAAGGAAAATATGCTTGTAATGGCTTTTTGTACTTTTTTATCTACATACGTTTTTGAGTCAGCAATTATATTTATATCCTATTTGCTGGGTCTAAAAATTGAGTTTATTACAACACTAAAAACTGTGATTTTACCGGAATCACTAGTAAACTGTGTTTTGGGTATTCTTATATTTTTAATTATCATATTGCTGGATAGGAAATTTTTAGAGGTTGAAGAAAAAAACAGGTACTAA